The genome window CGTACCGTAAAAGATAACGTAATTTCCACCGGCGTAACGAATTTAAACGCGCCTATAATATCCTCGCTAGGACATCAGTGCTCAGTCTAAGCTAGCCAGCTAATTCCATATGTCAAAAGTGTATTTTGCTGCTTTTATTGAGCTGTTCCTGACATAGACCCTTtgcagagtgaaactaaaaatgaaaatgaaataagTCAGTCATTCACAGCAACGTAAATCCACGATTATGatctattttattattattattttatatctaTATCATAATTTAATTACATATACCATAGTTTttagactataaggcgcacctgactataagccgccagccaccaaatttgacacaaaaacagcatttgtttatagataagctgcactggactataaaccacagctgGCCTCGCTTATGGGATACTGTATTTACACCACAAGATATTAAccactaacactttatttgacagcgacatcataagactgttcttagaccaaatgaaccaccatgaagctttaaaccaaatggctgcaaagcttcatttggccataactTCTCCCttaagggagacagtcaacctctgctgccacctgctgtcaacagtgttgttgtacaatatgcctcctagcatgcaatgcagcATTACCGATgttaataacaatcaaaatacatgttctatgctaattatttctttagacAGTATTCCAGTTgtctcattaattgctagttctggtatttggtaacactttatttgacagtgacgccaTCAGACTGTCGtaaaacaatcataattacaacatgacactgtcatgagcattgatgaatgcttcgaatagatgtcatttagtgtcatccggcaaattatctcacttttgaatggatgtataaGATCCGAAttggacatgaatggagttagtgacacaatTTGCCGAACGAcacataatgacatctgtcataagcattcagtaacacccatgatagtgtcgtgtcataattatgacggtcttatgacagtcctatgacaccgctgtcgaaTACAATAAATTAGCTGCTAACAAAGCAATAACACCtatacaaacagttagcatgcattAGCGAGCGTCCACGCATCACTCATTTTTTCTCTCAGCTACGCATGGTTTGGCTATGAGTTCTTTCGCGGAAGTCTCAAAAGCACTACCTACTCTAAGCTTTTTGCGCCTCAATAAAATAGCTGACGATGTCCTGGCCAATAGGGAAGGACAAAGTCTCCTCTCATTTTTGCCTcacgaaaagtgttttttcacccacACACGGTCCACAACATAGGTATCACGTTCACTTTTGGACATCGCCTTACTTGAAAGGTAAGGTTCCACATTTtcgtattttcttttttttgcattatgttCTGTTGTCTGCTTCGTTACAGGTATTAACGGTTAGGTTAGGTATATTGAGTGATTCAAACGTATTTGGCTCTTATTTCAATCTGGTTTCACCCTTACTATAAAATTTAATGTAGTGATTAGTAGGTTTTGGAACCAATTAGACTGTTTACATGTAAAACACAGTTCatgataccaaaaaaaaacaaaaacaaaaaaacatgctacctaactgctaactgccactccggaacaaattaatttcatatgttgaggtaccactgttcgtttattttgtttaatgtggGTTTTAATGTATTTGCGTGTGCCTCTGTGCTTATCTGTGTGTGCGTACAGTCTGCTTTGACTTTGGCAGGCGCAGGTGGCGGTGGTGGCGCTTGTGCAAGGCAGGTGTAGGCCACCTGCAGGTATCGCGTGTTCTCCTTGCAGGGGTAATCGccaaacaccagctcggtgacggGAACATCGCAGGACCGCCGGTTCCCGCAGCTCAAATTTGGACACAGACATACAAATGTGTCAGACGGCGTTCTGTATTTACTcagctgcgtgtgtgtgtgaggtTTTCTCACAGGTCTTCCACCACCATCTCAGCCCATGGGAAGGAGCAGAAGACACCCTCGCCATCGTCAGGGTGACGCTTGCCCTCTCCGCAGCGAGTCCCCACACCAACTTTGTACAGAATGTGGTCCAAGCGGATCTTAAAGCCCGACtctgcacacacaaaaaaatatgaacacgcgcaaaaaaattacattcacacacaagggcataggtttacgcatagggacataacacaaccaacttttcaggatgctcaaattgtccccaccaacttttaagcaaccttatttgcattacatactgtaatgaattcagttatatgggtcatttagattgtcttcccatatgttgtaaggatagaattgaccctaccgttattaagtgaattactttcattatgtagagacttacattgaccccttttcacttcatGAATGCGCCAGTCCATTTTcctctcaaacgcacgtttgattgggtgATGACTTGACGccccctcccacacacacacacacacacaatttgtAATCTCACAAAAGAAAActagatatgggcaaaaaaatgtgcatcggtatcggatctgccgtcacggaaaaattccgatccagacttccgatctagttttttttttttgaaaatccggtccgggttttccagcacaccgatttacataatccattccagtttttgcttcggtttccctaaaatctggtccgcattttacggcacaccttcaacacactacattaccgtctcccaatttaccgagagactttatcggtaaaaatgtcagctgcgtgggatcatttcatcttaaggacgacaaagacgaagaggtagAGCGCAACATATtcaacaataaagtcaagcgtggtggtaaagctgtaagaagttttaattcaaccaacctaatcaagcatttagcgtaataccaccacaaacaatataaggagtttgttaagaaaactgaagacaaaaagaaaggtcctacgcaactaacactggcagaaacttttgctatgcgtgacaaattggCACTCGACaggcccaaagcccagggaataacaagagtcaaagaattaattctggatgacgagccattatctctcgtgagtaaagatgcaccatccaacacttagaaccacagtacaacatgcccagccgtcattacatccttgagcgattcggccgtggaagattcgagaacgattcacaaacatccaaattttgattattgaaatatgtcgagtaaagcggaaataatacacagcgcggtcttcgggacgcaatgagaaacggaccgcattgcgtcccgagagtaaaaatCATGCTTGtcgtagacccgggtaatgccaatgctcaactcacgactttagctcaactcatgccgctggataaaaaacacaatacctgactgctgctgacagctgctacaaactacgtcaacatcgtttaactggagataatagatatcatatgtatatagaactagatgcaaaaccacagactcgactgcgtcagcaacattgaagtatggagaactagatgtgttagtaaacggccgccatcttaaagcaggagacttccctagtaggctgttgtgaaccttccaagtgaacctaattaactttttatctaaaatactcctaaatcggcaaaatcttgacttgaatctatcttcaaaacagttttaaaactttcacatgtcgaaagtagacagaagggaaattatggaataacgggagcaattttaacaactttaacagttgattcgcaaaactaaatgaattgaatgtagtttaaagctgctgatacaaaatgggaacttgagtattttatttactgttttaaaatgttaacttgatactgaaatagtcgtttatttaaacctgagaggctttttatacaattattctaactaatgcacgaaacattaaaagcatctaatagcttgggggggtttgtgggattttccactgaggttgtttgtgtgttttgctttttttaggacagtttacaatattatttgcacgttttactgactgactatgccatttctgttagttatttatgttttgtgtttgtcactgaataaacaggtcagtttcttgttaccaaccgttgtgtgttattcaaactcacctaattcagctggctagttgatatcaagagtactaaaactcttttcaacatgagtctgacaactaagtaaggaggctaaataactttaacacatgctcagataggccggtatcggtatcggtcagtatcggaatcggatcggaagtgcaaaacaatatcggatcggaagtgcaaaaagctggatcgggacatccctaatatatatacatatacggtACCAaatatttaatctaaaaaaaaagcttgtttgtcagaaatgttcttaattcaagaagatattgttcaaaacattatttgaaagcaattttttcttgctttgaaaaatgaccaactttagatgtacgggcttaataagaacaaaataGTAATATCtatttaaagtaagtggaataatctgacgtattaatctgttaactagtctttaacactcaaaacaagatggagaatattattcgactagatttgagaaaaaaatatcagattaagacgttataaatttgcagtgaaagttagtataaatcaatacagatgtattattaatgtcctgtccccagcaaaaagtgtatgtgcaggttatgctgttatatcgaccCTACCAAGATTGAGACCCAGCCAACACCCTtgttcacacacaaacacaaatggAGAATTGCACAAAATATTCAAATGCACAAACTACATATAACAGGCAAGAACCCAAAACCAAAATTCAGACACACTTTCATACACAAACAGAGAAAAGCCTAATCCCaagaaaacacaaaacaaatatGCAGATTAACAATAAAAAACTAGAAATGCAATATCTGGAAAAACTGTGATCGTAGCattgcacttcctgttgattataaggcatttcggggtcactttctgttgatatgggggcatttccgagtcacttcctgttgatttgagggcatttacggtgatttcctgttgatttggggacatggatgtacatggctgtcaatggcatcaagggGTCACAGTTGAATATAAATGGGCTTTATTAgcgagtttttggtcaaaaatcacaaccaccaaTAGTGATATATTTTTGGGTATGCCAATGAAGAGTTTTGAAGGTCagggttggaaatcaataggagtgaatagaaaaaaaattttcatttgaaatgaatgagaAAGTTTTGGGCAAATTTTGGCTGAACTGTACATTTGAGGCAATAACTGCAAATGACCAATAGCTCCATGAATTTCTTGATGCGTAAATGATGTGATATGGACAAAAAATTTAGGACAAGTAACGTTttgaaatttatcttttaatttttcttattttttttttttaaatcccgaaTTTTGGGGTGAACAGTTATTTTTTGCGTGTCAAACAAAAGAGACAATGTCATATGAGAATTCCAGTTATTTTGGTGTATGAACGGTCTCAAACGGACAATGGGCGAAGTGCCAAAGAAACtccattgaaaaaaaaggaatattacACAGTATatggtagcttttgcattacaGGCAAAGTTACCATCaattacacaaacacacaatgaCAAACAAAACAGGCACAAACCAACTCATACAAAACACTCACATGCAGACACATACATGCCCAAACACAAGAACATATTTACACAAATCACCCacaacatacaaacaaaaaacaccgAAGTGCACTCATACAGACAAACAACAAATACACGTACTGCACATAAATACCAGATACCAGTGCATATACACAAAAACATGCAAATATACATACGACACAAAATGTGCacacaaatatatataaaatagatatgcaaaataaaatgaacaatgtTGATACAAAACACCCTCCAGAATatgcacatgccaaaaaatgcacaaaagaCACCAACACACACTCTTACACATAAAATATACGGAAAACAACACATATGTTGAAAATGAGCAGATTTATATGCACACAAGAATGCATTTTCCTACCACATGACATCACAGCCGTGTCGTTGTGACAGGCGTAGACCACTTCACCCTCTGTAACACACGTAGCATCATTATCGCTATCCTCCTCCTCTTCATACTAACTgttgtgttttggagtgacttaCCAGTTGTGTGAGTGATGAAGCAAAGAGCTGAAAATACTGGGAAAAAATATCAACTTATTCGCCACACTGAAATTTGTACTCGCAAAGTTGTATTTGCACATTTCTGCAATTGACATTTCTCAAAAACACAATTTTAAGTAAAATTCTTATTTCTCCTCTagagtattttttaaaaaagaacggGAGTTAAATCCAACaagaaacatgaaaagtaaaaaatactTAATGTACTGCACTTCAAAAGCATAGAACAATTCGAGCAATTAAAAAATCTTGATGATGCGTAAAATCAACGTTCAAGTGCAGAGACATACTCACAAGCTAAGGCGAGCATCCTCAACATGATGGCGGCGTCTTTCACGCAGCGCAGGTATCCAGTAAAGGCGCCGCTGTTGTCATTGCGGCTATATAAACATGTGTGACGGGCGAGCCGGCGCATGTCCCAAGCACGCGGGCTAGCCGTCGCCATTGCCGCCGCGGGCTAACGTTGGGCCTCCTTCAACAGATGTGACCGGCGTGTCGAAAACTGCAACGCCGCTCCATAAAAgtacttttcttttttccaaACAAATAGAGTTTTAGAGTGTCAAAATTGTTAACTGTTCAACCCGGGAAAGACAAAGAAAAAAGCAAAACTGTGGAGGTTTTAATCTTGATGAGAAAGAACCCAGCTGCATGCATGCAGCTTCATAGCTAACAAACTTTACACATTTACATTTAGTTCTGGCTCGCTCCTGATGTTGATGCATGGTGAATTCTGCACCAGATCTGGGCAAAGATGAGACACAGGCTGAGCCTTTCATACGGATGGAGAGAAACACCAGCTCTTTTAATGTCTTTACTTCCCTTGAACTTGCCAAGGCACTAAAGGCCCAGAAAGTCAGCCTGGCTGGTACAGTAAATGAGAGCAGAGCCTCCTCCATCTGTAAAGGAGCAAAGGTGAAAGCTGAAATGTGTCAGTCCATTGAAAACAAGGAAAAACGTACCCATTCTAAGCATTCTCCACACAGCCGTCAACATAACCAGCGGTGACTTACATGCTACGACAAAACCAAAGTTGGAGTAGATGTACTTGGTCAAATGGCAAGGAAAACACCTACATGAAGATGGTCATTATATATGCATACAGTATACTCAGgaatgaaagtggctagaatttcttgtggAACTCCCTGACAAAAAGGTCGCCCCGGAGCCagatgttatttttatttttatttttggggggggggcgctcaAACCTCCAGAAAccacagaaatgccccaaaaaacaaaaaaaaaggtttcacataaaaaaaattttttaaaaaggtttcacacatgcattaggctactgcattacacttactTTAAACAAGGCATACATtagaaactgtttttcattcaaaactgtattttaaagggcaactgaagagctttccggattttggtgtaattttatgaatacaaactttggacgagttcgtaaaaacaaccatgtcatttTTAAAGCATAACTGTGaccataatttgcgtttttttttagcttttttgcactccgttaaatgtcccttcctaaacccggaagtgtgacgtaggctcCAGTAGGCGGCAGAAAACATGGCGGACCATAGCAGCACCAGCGATTGTGACATTTCCAGCGAAAGTAGCCCTTCAGGATCGTTGTGTCGTGGCGAGGGGTCCCAGGAAAGGCTGTATACAGTAACTccttacatgtttgaacctgaggtgtCAGATGACGATTTACACAGCACATCAGACGGTGGTGATGACGCAGACTGGCGACTTGACACATCACGTAAGGACGAGTGGTAAGTTTATGTCTAGCATCGTCATTTCtctctgaccccccccccctcccaacgTCATTCTGTGATATAATTTTCAGTAATCAGACGAGTTGGAAAACAttcagaccaataggacacCCAGATTTCCATTCTGTGTCAAAGAGCTGAAcaagacaggttaaaaaaaaagtagacaAATGTACTGATGCCAAACCTGTGTAAAGATAGTAATATGGTCTAGCTAGCCCAAATATGGCTAAATAAAGGTGGTTGATTGTAATTTTTCGaagtaaatgacattttttttgtccaggtgttgctgtaaacactGTCAAGTAATGACCCTTCCAAGAGAATGCCTTTGCTGTCAGGAGATCACGGAATTGAGAGGCAAACTTGAGGAGGCAGAAGCACTGACGGATACATTGCCGGAGTGCATTTTGGATCACCCTGGCCTGAATGCCATTTGTTTCAACCCTTGGGCCCTTCAGAGTGCTTGGGCCAGGTACAAGCAACTGTATggtggcaaggcaaatttagacATGTCGCCTACAGACAATTTGTCACCTGGTGCTGGGAGTATCTAGGCAAAGACATTAGAGTGGTACTCCCCTCATGTTTTGTGTCTTCCATCAGGGCACACTTCCCTCCTCCTGGTCTAGAAGAAAATTTTGTGTTTACAGGGCACAAACTACCAACGTTGaagaagtaaaacaataaattgtAATATTTTGATGACTGTTTAATGCAtttatccattttttattttttacaatattatattccacaaaaacaaaacaatagtaACAGTGACAACAGTAAACAATGATTCCACATTTATTTTGGCCGAAATCTGGATAAAACTGTCTTGACAGCATCAGCTTTCACTGGTTTCTCGTACAAGTCGCTGAGTGGTGGGGCTCATCTACCCTTGATGGTGCCTTATGCCGTGGCTTTTGCAGCACCAACTCCATCAAATTATTGAAACAATCTTCAACATACACTGGAAATAAATAgaaaatttcattttaaaataaatacgaAAATAATTGCAGGTGTTTTTGGCAGATTGTGACATAACATAGAAAGCTAAGCTAAACCAAGcaaacaatggcacacatcaaaacacataaatttagtaagcagCACAAAGTTAGTATAGCAACAGACTTTTTGCAGCGTTGAAAAATGATAAAGGTGAGACAGTTTAGTGTGAAAGAGTTATTTACATGCATTTGAAATTGAAATACTTATCCTGATCAACCTGCAcataaaaagagaaaataaatattttcaaaggaTAAATGTAATAAATTTCATTATTGTATGTTTACTTACGGTAACTAGGTTTtaccaacacatttttcaaTGAATAACCACCCTTCTTGTACTTCGGGAATGCAATGCTATACCGCTGTTCCCCTGCTTTTGTGTAAGCCCTAGGTCTTCCAGCATTCTCGTTATAATGAAGGGCAGCAAGATAAATCCTGGAGATAGAAAATTGAAAATTAACAATtgcaaatacttggataaacttTCAAATGTTCATGTGTATAACTTTATTTAATCTTTACAGACCTTCTGTGCATTCCTCGATATGAGAACTGGAACATCTTGGGGGCAAATTGATTAACAAGGCTGTGAAAGGCCTCAAGTCCACTAGTCTGACCAAGAGCAGACATGCTGCAAACATATTTAACAAATTGCTTCTTGGTCAAAAGATCAACAAGTCTTTCACAAACCTcactttctgaaaaaaaaaaaaaaacataatgaacaaatgAAAAGGTGTATATACTATATGTGAAAGCAGTGGATGCAGAAGATAGGGTTAGATTGAGGCAAGTGATTTGCTGTGGTGACCCCTGAAGGGAAATGCCAAAAGAAGAATTgatcattatcatttatttctcctCATGAGAGAATTATTACCTGGTTTGAGccattttttctctctctccaaACTACCATGATAACAGTTATCATGTATATTTTGGATATGTTCCACACCAGACAACCACTTCCCCTTGATGTCTTCCTTGTCACCCGGTGTTGAAGATGCAACACACCAATACAGGTGGTTGGCAATGCTTTTGATCCAATCCTTGATTATACTGAAGGAGTTAGGTTTTGCCAGTGCCTCTAATTTTTTAGTCGGACCTAAAAATGAAGTTGTGTGCTCAAAAATGTTCAAACCTTTCATTGCAAAATTGAATGTGGTCAAAACCTACCAACCTTTCACTACATGCCAGCAGTCATAATAATGTGAAATCTTCCATGACTCTCGCACCCACTTTGAGACTTGGCGATGTCTGTCAGTTACAAGAGCCCGAATATTGAGTCCACTGACATCTCCCTTGCAACGCTTGAGGCCTTCCAGCTCCATACGGTAACTGCTCTTTGTCTCGTTACTCTACAAAGCAAAAAGCACATATATCTTCTATAAGTCGCACACTAGGTAAGTCAACATTCAGACTAAATTTGTACTAACCTGTACCAGTTGAACTGATAgaattttatttattccaaGCTCAATAAGGCAATAACTGCCAAATTTTGCAGAATGCCCCATGCTGTCACATCTCGCGTCCCCTCCCAAAACAAGAGGTTTACCCTGAAGGCTTGCAAACAAATTGTCTTTGTACTGGATCCAAGTTTTCATAATGGCATCATGCAAATAGGTAGACTGATGGTTTAAAAATGTCCTCACTGATTGGCATTGTATATTCAGGAATCTGCAAAATTGAAATGACACTTGAGAGTAATGTGATCTCAATTCAAGGACCAGCACTCTTTCAATCAATAAGCCTACCTCAATAAGCGgaatgctttttctggtgtggacCCCGAGAACAAGATACCGGCACTCAATAAAATATTGAGCAGGGGTATTTGACTTACTGAGGGTTGGTTTTTCCACTCATTTCTGTGGCTACACCTGGTGCACTCTGTCCTGACAGTAAGAAGTGTCCCCTTCACCTAGGAATAAAAGCAGGTTTTAAATTAATGAAAGCTTCATGAAAAGCATGGTGATAATTTTTACAGGGTACATTTCACTTACATTCTTGTAACATTTATTTATGCCACTGCAAGAGATGCAAACAGCTAAGAGCGAGAGAAGTGCCGACTGAAATACAATATATTTTGTCGTTTTGctgtaggcaaggcaaggcaaggcaaatttatttatatagcacaattcaacacaaggcaactcAAAGTGTAGcactctccgtcttctctatgCAAAGATACATTGCAATAATTAGTAAAGTATAAAGGTGATtagaattttcaaaatgtatacaTAACACTAACGATTTCATTTCATCAAAATTTTCCGAATTTTTCTCTGCCAAGTCCTCGTCGTCAGTCGTCGCAGACAAAACACATTCGGAATCTGAAGCCTCAAGATCTCTTTCGTCGTCATCATCACTGCTGGACTCTGAATTACTTTTATCGTCATCCGAGTCGACCCACTTTCTCTTTTTGACTTCAGGAAACTGGATAGCGACTGActtgaaacactttttttgtcgtGTTGGGCGTTTTCGCTGCTTTATCTTTGATGTTTGacatcctgaaaaaaaaaaaatcacagttggatataaatataattaaattaaaattataaaacaaaatacaattttcTTACCCTTCTCAGCAGTTGCTAATTCAATTGGCTCCTTCTCAGAAACCTCCAAATGTTCTTGGCAATCTAATAATAATGCCTCAGACATAGCAACATCTATTTGACGCTCTCTTTCCCTCTTCGAATAGGCAGACCTCGGTGTCGGAGTAAAATTGTCATGATTTTGTTGGGATGTATTCGGTGCATCAGGGGATGGGAGGTGGATTGTTTGCACTGCATTTTTCTTCAGACGGAGCCTAGAAATGAATAACAAAAGGGTATAGGGATCCATAGGCTAGTAGACTTTATATCTACCCTGTGACAGGCCTAAAGATAACTAGCCAAGGTCCTACTTGGTGCTGAGGACATTTTGATTTACATAATACCCATAGAGGTagtaataaatgtatcaaattcaCATGACGGGAC of Corythoichthys intestinalis isolate RoL2023-P3 chromosome 3, ASM3026506v1, whole genome shotgun sequence contains these proteins:
- the LOC130913528 gene encoding protein eva-1-like, which translates into the protein MATASPRAWDMRRLARHTCLYSRNDNSGAFTGYLRCVKDAAIMLRMLALALFSALCFITHTTEGEVVYACHNDTAVMSCESGFKIRLDHILYKVGVGTRCGEGKRHPDDGEGVFCSFPWAEMVVEDLCGNRRSCDVPVTELVFGDYPCKENTRYLQVAYTCLAQAPPPPPAPAKVKADCDDNTA